The Eulemur rufifrons isolate Redbay chromosome 3, OSU_ERuf_1, whole genome shotgun sequence DNA segment CACAGCCAAGTGCCTATGCTTTGTTCTACTGGCTGCGGATTTTATGGAAACCCTCGTACAAATGGCATGTGTTCAGTATGCTATAAAGAACATCTTCAAAGACAGAATAGTAGTAATGGTAGAATAAGCCCACCTGGTAAGTCATTCTGTTAAAACAGTATTCATAGTTGAAATACACTTAGGTAGTTCATTGTACCCTGTACCTCTTCCCGCTCTCACACTGTACTTGCATTATCACATTTCTATCAGTAACATTTTTCGTTGTGCATTGTGATATGATCAGAGGTGAGGACTCAGGAATAAGAGTTCCGTTGCTCAGTGAAAATACTATAAATCCATTCCATTGTCTTATTTGCTGTGCTGCAAACTCTGTTACTGTTTTTAAATAGACACCTGATGTCTATGTAGCTGTCTTGGAAAGTAAGGTAAGGGAGTGAAGGCTACAAAAGAACCTTGGTCCTTTTATCTGGGTGACTTTTGCAGCTAAGTGAGTTATTGAAGAAAAGAGTAGATTATCAATCACTATAACTGACTTTAGAGAAAGCCTGCCTTCAGCAGGAGGGGGTAACGGATTGACTCAGAGTAAAGGACATTCAGCCCCAGTTCACTTGGGTTTTTCATGCCTCTTTGTTGTGCAAAGGATTTTCCTGGAACTGAGGAAATTCTGAATATAAGCTCTGCATAAGGGAAATGTCAAAAGTATTCATCTAAGATAGTTCTCATACAGGTTAATGCCTAAAATGGCGTAGATTTTTGTGCTTAATGAAAGTGCAAGCTATGACTTAGTTCATTTAAACTTTTGTCTGAGGTCTTTCTTATCATTGTTTCATGTTCAAGCCAAAAACTACAACCATTTACTAGAAACTTGCCAAATTTTCTTAAGGCTAAGATCTAATGAGTAcaaattgttgtttttaaattaagtcaTCTACATTTCTGCTTTACGATATGCAGGGAAAATAATATAACCTAGTGTGCTAAGCACAGGTTGTAATTCTAAACCTGTGTCTGCCTTACTGCtacattatcttttattttaaatctctcaTTTGTATACTAGCACTTGGAAGATGTTTCTGAATTAAAGGAGTTAGGTTTGGGTGATACTAATCCTGAGAAATAGGAGTTTAGTTTATTAACgtaaacaatttatattttttacaatttgtattgttaaatttcctttctggttaaaatttacatatttttcatttgtaaggcattaaaaatcttttaactAAAAGTAATGAATTGACATATTACATAGTAAAACAAAATccatatactatattttgtagaaaattgaccttgatttttttttttagataaggtCCTAGACTGCCCTGGGTATAGAGTCACTAATATGAACTGTGGTACTGTTACAGCGACTTCTGTCAGTAGTCTGTCTGAGTCTTTACCAGTTCAGGGCACAGATGGCAGCGTCCCAGCAGCTCAGTCCCCGTTAGACTCCACGTCTTCATCGATGCAGCCAAGGTAAGAGGTGGTCTCTGAAACGTCGTTGTAATGCTAAGGAAAAGTAAAGAATACGTTCCATTTTTGGTCTGTTCTATTAAGGAAAACTATGTAAAGCCACTTTTACGATTAACTGGCCTTAAATTGTATCTGTCTGATTATTAACTAGTTAGAAaaagctttttcttatttttacaataTTGGGTGGGGAGTTATGTTTTAAGTCTTAGATTACCTTTTcagtcttctttttctatttttcttcctcataGTATGTCCTGACCCATCCCTGAAGTCCTTTTGAAGCATGTTGttctttaaattttagttttattttacagtattactgccttgtattaaaaaaaaaatagtcttgtCACAGATTCTCTTTGTTTAATATCATGATGAAGTactcatttttgtttgtattgtaacatatttttctttttaactctgaAATCACACCATTTAGAAGCCTGCATGCAGAAatatgtgtttcatttttattctgctgTTAGGAACCAATATATTAAGTTTCTGTACTATGGTTCTTTGTTTCCAGTTCATGACAGGAGATGTTCAGTTCTGCTATGCCCAGATATCATTTGCAGCTTTGCATTAGGGTTCCTTAAGCATGTCTTTATCATGGTAGTTTTCATTTAGCGAATTCATGTGGCATTTGAAATACACAAAGGATATATACTATTGCTTTATTTCCATGGCTATAAAATTCTCATCCAAATTGGTTTCTAGTTTCAAAGCTCTGTGACGATGTTTAAGTTATGAAAATGTATGTTGGTGTTCTTACTGTAATGATCTACTTAGATATGTTAAACTCATACTATATCGCTTTAGTTAATATTCATGTGTGAagatcatcttttaaaatgaaatatttttgcttttgtagcccTGTATCAAATCAGTCACTTTTATCAGAATCTGTAGCATCTTCCCAAGTGGACAGTACATCTGTGGACAAAGCAGTACCTGAGACAGAAGATCTGCAAGGTTTGCGTATGAACTCGCATGTATTTTGTCATGTTCTAACATGTCAGTGTCGTGGGCCAGACACTGTCCCAGGCACGTGTATAAAAAGTTCCGTACTTAAAGTACATATTTTTCTACTCATTTTCTTTATGAACATAATAATTTATATCCTCAagtatttaattttctgaaatgttGGGAGCCATTTAGCACAAGTAATTATTTCATCAGCATAAAcatctaaaattcaaaattttgtttAGCTTGAGTAATATAATTAGATGACCATGTGGCAGTGTTAGACTATTCTCTTACTATTTTGATCAGTTTAATCTAAAAACTATTTACTCTCCAAGCAAAGTGGGCTGCTGGTCTGAGGGGCATCTGCGTCTCCTGCGTTTGAGAGGCTGTGTACCACCTGGCTGGCTGTCCCCGCCCTCCCCGCCTGCGGTTCACAGTGCGGCAGCCACTGCAGTTGCTCGTGGCCGCATCACAGCGTCCCATGTCCTTCCTTGTGCTTGTGCTTTTCGTATCCGCATTATTTGGAGCAAAGTGATCCAGGAGGACTTCTGTATTTGTATGAAGGCTTTCCTAGTGGGAAAAGACAGTGCAGGGGAGGCCATGAAATAATATCTGCTTGATTAGTTACGTTCCAGCAGTGTGTGGAAACAGTGTATTAACCGAGGAAGATACTCTGGAAGGACAAGCCCAAGGATGAGCAGGTGCAGTTCTGCCTGACCAGTGACACTTTGCATCGTGCATGGTGCTCACGTTATGGTGACAGATAAATCTGGCAGTCTTAGTTTTAGttgctaagttttaaatttagataAGCTAGCTAATTCTCCCTGCTTTGATTTCATGCCCAACTGATACTTGACATAATTTGCCTATTTGTGTAGATTTTGCTGTAGCAAAAGATTACTGTGTGGTCAACATAAATATTCTACTCCATCTAGcatattattataaattcataaatattttaaatgaacaacttttttttttttttagttaaatagaaaaatttaaagaagggCAGAGATGACcagtattttaaaagcagaaaaaagaaaagaactccaAGACTCAGTTATCACTGGACATGGGAGATAGGAGACAGGGTGGTGTCAGAGCTTCTGATTTTATTGGAGTGGCAAAGGTGTGGTCACTTTAGACAAGGAGGCCGGAAAAGGTAATGTGGTCAGACAAAATTTTAGATACAGTGAGTTGGAAGTTACCAACTTTCAGAGCTGAAAGAGCTCATTTGGAGGTTGTAGATGGATAGTAGGCATTTAATGTGTGGAGTGATCAGTATTATACCTGAGATTTGGAATCTCAGCCAAGCGTAGGTTGAAAAATGAGAGTTTAAAAACAAGGGAACAGGCAGGAGGATGAGCCAGCGAAGGAGCAGAGACAGCAGCCACCTGGATCCTGGCTGGTTTCAGACCACAGATGCCAAAGGAGAGCTTCAGGAGGCAAGGGTTGTGCAGCAGTtttgagagggagagggaagttAGGAAGAAAACAGGCTGCTAATCCTGAAAATGTTACTTATGTCTTATGATAGAACAAATTTTAGAATGTTGGtagtgaaaaaaatgtataaagctTAAGGATACAGTAGCAATTGTGCAAGTTTGACAAAGAATAAAGGTTGAGGTTAGTGAGCTATCACAGTAGGACGTGCTTTTATTATACCACTCGTGGCATGTGGAGAAGAGCGTAGTTTCTCCACCCAGCCTGAGTGCATTCATTCACATCGAGGTCATGATATCATCTTAGGAGAAATTGTAGAAGGTTTTTAAAACTTAGACGCCACTTATAATTTGACTGACTTTCAGGTTAAACCAGTATTAACTTTTAAGTACCTTTTAAAAGAGCTTAGCATTTATAATTTCAACATAGCAGAATCTTTGATAAATTAGGTATAAGTTTTTTCTGAGTTTAAGAGAGGATTAGTTTTCAAcgtaaaatctttttttaatagcctagttttaaaaaatgttttatgttgttGAATTAAAAATACCTCTTAATATAAACAATACACAAAtataaatgtgtttgtgtgtatatagatacatatactGTATACAAATACATTCACATATACTTACATGCACTTTTGATGATTTCCTTGTTCAGTAGAAcaaattcagagaaaattttctcatctgttttaaTAGAtggatgaaaagagagaaaaagtctGTTTGATTCAATCATATGGTCGTATGAGCTAGAACTAGAATCCAGGCACCCGACTCTAGTCGTCTTTCCACGGGCAGTTGTGCTGCTTATGGGCCTGGGTGGTGGATACGTATGTTCCTGTTGCAGTTCCCAGAGTAGGGTCCGCTGGGTGGGCGAGCTACACAGGTGTGTTTTCTTCCCCTCAGAGGACACTTACGTAGGTAGGAAGACCATCCCAGATGGAAGAGGGTATATGAGTAGCGGCTGTGTGTCTAAGCCAGAATTTCCTAACATTTTACATTGGAGTTTTCAGAACAGCTTTTTTCCCTGCAGGTATTCTGCCTATAATTAGGATATGCTGCCACCACGTGGGTGGTACTGCTTTCATTTTGGCCTCATCGCTCTGAAGAACTTGTATGTTTAACTGAGAATCTGGCATATTGCAGCatgtttctcatttaattatgatttttaatttaaaaaaatagtacctCACATAGTGTCACTTAGGAATGTAAGTCAGATTTCTAATTCACAAAGGCTAGCTTTTACAAACAGACTTTTAAGCGTTTTGGTATACTCCAAAACTATCATACTTGGCTGGCTGCCTTTTTTGAACAACATGCTTAAATTTGGCTAATCTCTCAGTCACTCACATCTTGGGTCATAGCAAAAAAATACGGAATTTGGATTCATAGTTTCTGTTTTCATgtattaacctctctgagtcttatttgcattacttttaaaggaaaatgataagCATGTCCCCTTTATAGGGCATTAAAAGTTATTGAGATAATGGAGGTAAAATGAGCTTTGTAAACTGCCAAGTATATTCTTATTCTGTGTGATGCCAAAGTGATTTGGGAGTCTCGGAGGCTTAGAATAAGAGGTAATTTTAAAGCTTTCCAACAGTGGAGGGAAATGGTGTTAAGATGGTGAGCTCTGCATCACTGACACACTCTAGGAAAGCTGAGTTCCCGTGTGGGACGTGCAGAGGGTGCTACACTGGGGGGCAGCACGAACCAGAAGTTGAGGCTCTTTCCAACTCTTAAGGGTTCCTGACATCATACAAAGTTAAGTTGTCACAGCATGGATTTGGAGCAATCAGAGGGGAACAATCTCATTAAAAAATCAGGTACTACTTCCGATCTTGAAGCACGGGTGAGGATAGCCAAAGcgatcttgaaaaagaacaatagcATCAGAGAACTAACAATTCCTGATTTCACAATTTAATACGAGCTGCATAATCAAGACTGTGTGATACTGCCAGGAGAATAATCATATAGATCAGTGGAATAAAACAGAATTCAGAAATACACTCTTACATTTATgggcaaatgattttcaacaagggtgccaagaccattcaatgggaaaaaaatgatcttttcCACAATGGCTGGGACAAGCTCATATCCACATTCAGAAGAGTGAATTGGACCTCCCCACCTCATGCCATATGCAAAAATTCAcccaaaatatatcaaagacctAAAAAAATATAAGggctaaaactatgaaactcctaAAACAGGTGTAAATTTTTGCGGCCTTGGTTTAGGCAGTtgtttttagatatgacacctaaagcacaagcaaccaaagaaaaaataggtaaattgaaCTAcgtcaaaatttaaaagttttttgctTCAAAGGGCACTAGTGGAAAAACAGCccagagaatgggaaaaaatattttcatatcatgTAGCTGATAAGAATACGTGGATAATTATAATTCAACAGCCAATTAAAAAAGACAGCCAAttaaaaaagaggcaaaggatttgaatagacatttctccaaagaagatatacaagttgccaataagcacatgaacagATGCTCAgtgtcattagtcattaggaaaatggaaatcaaagaCATGAGACACTACTTCACAGCCCCTAGGATGGCTAGGTTCAGTAACAATAGCAAGTTGTTAAGGATGTGGAGAAGTCTCATATGttgttgataggaatgtaaaatcgTACAAATGCTTTGgcaaacagtctggcagttccttataaaattaaacaaaattagtaTATGATCcagcattttatttctaattcccaagagaattgaaaacacatgtctacacaaaaacttgtatacaaatgtttatagcagcattattcatactaacaaaaaatggaaaactcagTTGGCCATCAGCATACgattagataaacaaaatgtggtattcgtacactagaatattattcagccatgaaaaggaaggaaattctgataccaCAGCATGAAtgtaccttgaaaacatgctaaataaaagaagctaggcacaaaaggccacttactgcatgattccattcatatgcaATGTCCACAATAGGACAGACGCACAGGAAGATTAGTGTTTGCCGGGAGCTGGGTGGAAGCAGGGGGTGATTGCTAATGGGTTTGGGGCTCTGCTTTGGAGTGactgaaatgttctggaattggaTAGTGGTGAGATTTCACaactttgtaaatatactaaagccactgaactgtatacttgaAAGTGTGAATATTATGGGATGTAAATtatatcccccacccccaaagacaGTTGAAGAGGGCTTTTGCTGGAGGAGAAATTGTGAGAGCAAAAGCACACAGGTAGAAAAACGTGAAATTTGGGAAACAGTGAGATAACCAGTTGCGGAAATGGCCCATTCAGACAAATGTGTGTTGGAACTAAAGCTGGAAAGGTTGTTTGGAACCAGATAATGGAAAATCACGAAGGTGTTTGGTTCTAATCAGTGGGAAGGGAAAAGAATCATTTTgaatgttgtttttgttttggtttggttttttaagATGACACCAAGCTATGTTTTGGCTGCCATGTgtggggctcacacctgtcatcccagcgcttcgggaggctgaggcaggaggatcatttaagcccagttggtggaggctgcagtgactGTGATCGCAgccctgtactccagcctgggtgacagcgtgAGAGTGTTTTGGGAAAATGAATTAACAGTTGTTTGCCCACAGATAAATGCTACAGAACCTGATCTCATCTGTAGAGTTGCTCTGTCCAGGGTGGTGGCCACTGGCCTCATGGAACTATTGAGCTGTTGAAATGTACCTAATCCAAAATGAGATTTTTAGCACATATTTATATGCTAGTTACACTGTAAGTATAATGTATACACTGGGTTTTGAAGGCTGAATACtcccaaaatgtaaaatatttaaaactttttatattgattacattttgaaataatatattaattttacctgtttctaaTGTGTCtactaaaaagtataaaattatatgacTAATTTATTTTGGATGCTGCTACTAATACaggcatattttctcttttgactatttaaaattttctcattttgtaaagAATTCTTGAGCTAGGAGCAGCTTAAAGTTCATTTGGTTCAAGCCTTTATTTTGCACATGAGAAAATGAGGGCCAGAGAGGGCAAATGAATTCTGTCCCAGTGGTTCATTGTAAAAGTGACACATTTGTTTCAGTAAGTAAGTGTCTGTTGATCCTTGATCTGTATTAGCACAGGGTGTGCAGTGGAGCAGAAATAGTCGCCAGCCTGAAACGCTGTCTGCTTCGGAATGGGGTTTGTCGTGACTTGTGAGGAAAGGGTACGTGTTACGTTACATAGGCACTACATCCACTGCCGGGACCAGTTAGCTACACAGAGACAATGTGTGGGGGCTCCCTGTCAGCGTTCAGTTTTATCTTGCACCGTATGTATGGCTGCGCCGCAAAGAGAGGTGGTACTAAATAGTTCTATGTACTTACTGTTATATTTGTgcacttgttcttttcttttctttctttctttctttttttttttttttttttaacaggaccCAGAGCAGAGGGCCTTAATCGTCTTGAATGTGATCCTCCATGTGGGTAAACTGATTCTACCTGCCTGGTGCTTTGTGAAGTGTCCCAGTAGTACAGGCCAGTGGCCTTTGTGTATTTGGGGTGCCACCGAAACCCAGTTCAGCAGTGCTGCACGGTCTGTTTCACGGCCTGCACGCCGTCACACTGGCCTCCCACAGAGACCTGCGGGGCTGGGGGTACGACACGGGCGCCCACCTGTTACTCAGGGACAGGCAGGCAGCCTCCAATTCCAGTGCTCGCTTCAGAGTACAAACACCCACCTAGTTCTGAGGAAACTGTCCTTGTTTTGGCTTTAGGTTCAGTAAGATTGTGGTTCTCTGGCCTGTAAGCCATCTTATGGCCCCTTTAAAGATTGAATTGTCTCCTTTTTACGTAACTAAAATTTGATGAGGTGTTCTTTGGTCTTAGGACTACATATAAACTGAGGAAACGGTAGTTTGGGGGAGTCATAGACTTTTACAAAGTCTGTATTGTTTTGCCCATGAATTCATTTGTCGACTGTTAAGTTCAGGGCTGTCAGCGACTGGTTCCAGGTAAGCTGCGGCTACCCTGGCCTCGTGGGTATGTAATTGATGTTCATTGGTCTCGCATTTGAGTCCTAGCTTATAACATTTTAGATAGCCTTAACTTTAAAATTGCACACGTGCCTCAGTTAAAAGGAAACCATTTGCCTTAGGTCTTCAGGGTTAAAGCTGTGAAATGTCTTTGTTGGGGTATGCAGTAGCATTTGTGTGCATGGCAGGTGAATGCGTTTTCACTCTTTTCCACTTCCAGGTCCCATTCAAAGTTTGTCTCAGTAGTGAAAccagttcatttaaaaatatactattgtGATAGTGTTACTGCCATCATAGCACTATTTATATTAGTTTATTTGAATATCAGCCTGTTTTTGGAGAACAGGTTAGATATTATGGCTTatagattttaaagataataaatgcACTAGTTTTATTTCTGATTGCAAGCTAAACTGTTTTTAAGCTCTGGACACATAGTCAAACCTTATGTAATACTGTTCTAGGGGTTGGGGATAAAATAGTAAACAAGACATTCAGCCCCTGACTtgatggagcttacattctagggatatttatttattgaaaataaaaggttttaCATGTCTatattctgtttcaaaaataaaatgttcacagCATATTACTAGAACTGTCTGCTGTCTAACTTTAGCATGTCTAGGTGAAGAAATCATGCTTTAGAGTTCTTCATTAGTGCTTATTTACTTGTAAGTTTATGGTGTTTTACCTTTTGTCGTATATTGTCAAAATAGGAGATAATGTGTTAACATAAGTAGGTTAGAATCCGTGACAGCAAATGTTTGAGCATCTCCTCTGTGTACTGCACTGTGCGAGGTGCTGGAGATTCCAACAGAGTAAGATGCTGTCCTGTCCTCAGCAGGCTTGTAGTGTAGTTGGGGACGGGGCGCATAAATCCAGTAGGCAAGTAACTCAGTAATTTAGTTCAGCagctgtgtatttatttattgagtgcctgctacaTGGTAGTTGGCACTGGGGCAGGCCCTGGTAATGGGAATGAGTAGGACAGGTTCCCGCCCTCGGGGAATTCAGTTAAACAGGTTAAGTCAAACAGGCAATTACAATAATGTGAAAAGTGGCATGGAGCTCCTAGTAGGGTTTCCCAATCCAAGGCAGTGTAGTAGGAGTTGATGATATAAGTTTAAACAAGAAAGACAAATTTAGAGTTAGCCAGGTAAAGAGAGGGACAAGAGGGACATAGAATGAGTATTACTCAAGAGCCCAGAGGTGGGAGTTTGGTGAGTCCAGGGAAACTGCAGGTACTTCGGTATGGCTGAAGCATGGGGTAGCATTGAGGAGTGGgcagagatgaggctggaggaaAAAGGATGAGGAAGATCTTGAAGGACCTCTGGTTTTATGCTGGGAGGGTTACTGGGGAGCCatcaaagaattttaaacattagGGAGAACATCATGCGATTTTCACTTGAGGCAGATGATTATATGCAATGTGTGAAGCATGGATTGAAGAGGGGGCTCACGTGGGGTCCCCAGTATTTGATAAGGGTGTTAGGGGTGATTAGAGTGAGAAGCTGCAGAGAACTGAAATGAGGGTCTTGGCCTTAAAAAAGAGGGGGATCTAGGTCGACGAGGGAGGAAAGGAAGTCCTTTGCAGTAGGTTGGGGAGGTAGAGGTGTGAGCAGAGGTGCATGGCGTATTCCCAGTGTAGGTCGGTGGAACAGTGGGTTCCTGGGTGATGAAATCGGAGAGGTTAATGATTTGACCCAGAGCAAAACACTAGCGGTTATAAAGCAAGATACGGCGTCAGGTCATGTCATAGACTCTGACTCTGGTGGCAGCATTCAGAAGGGGCCAGGGTGGTGAGGAACAGGAGGGGGGTGAGCACATTAGTTAGGGTTTAGGAATAGTAATTTCACCTGAATCTTGGTACATCTGGCCTTGGTTTCAGTACATAAAACCCTTAGTTTATTATcttaattataacattttaaagcttCTTTGCATCAATTTAtcttatttctaacatttttaatgtttttatgtgtAATATACAATGCTTAGTGTTCCACTGAATCTtggttttacctttttttcccttgttCTCTGAGAAATTGGAATAGTTCTGACCCCAGACAATATTAAGGAGCTTGCATGTGGCTCTCTTGCCTTGCACAGTCCCGTGGAATACcaagtatttttgtgtgtgtcttttattggtcaaatatataattattagaaaaattagaaaatatactttaaaccaaaaaaagaaaatctgtaatCTACCTTGTAGAGTCACTGTTAACGTGTCAGTGATATATTCTAGATTATTTTCTGCatgtgtgtgatatatatatacacattcaacAAAAGCGACGTCATATTTTACAAACAACTTTGTAATTGAGTGTGAACCACTTCTCATGCTAATAAATAGATACATTCCTCTGTTATCCTCTGAATGACAGACCCATGGGGGTGGCATGAGGGACAGCAACCACCCAGATAGGAAAGTCTTACTGAATAATTAAATTTTGTCACCTTCCTATTTTTGCCAGCTTCAGTATCAGACACGGTACAGCAGCCATCTGAAGAGCAAAGCAAGTCTcttgaaaaaccaaaacaaaaaaagaatcgcTGTTTCATGTGCAGGAAGAAAGTGGGACTTACTGGTAAGGGTAAATCAAGTGgtttaaaattaagattatattttaaaataatgcatggCTTACTATTACCGACTTCAGTTAAGATTGTTTCAGTTCCCATGCGAGTTAATATTGGATACACTTCAGCGTctgaattttcttaaagaaataaaacagcttTAGTTATATGCCTAAAAGTGAAATGAGTAgcttgtcttttaaaaatctatttcaccTGAATTTGAGAGTGTTGGCCAAGTGAGTCAGCATGCCAGGTGCTGGGAAAGGCAAAGACGTGGCCCAGGCATTCGGGGAGCGAGTGTGACACTGGGGGGCGCGGGGGCTGCGCGGCGCCTTCTGTGCAGGGGGCGTCGTGTGCGCAGCGAGCCGAGCCGCGGTGGCCGGGGCTCGGTGGCCGGGACTGCGCAGTAAACGGTTGGCGTTTGCTACTATGGGAACAGCTGTCGGATGCTGTTGTTACTAAGAGACACGGAGAGCAACGTTCCCAAGTATCTCGCAAAGGAAGTACATTAGGTGCAGTGAGATGCTCTGGGAATTGAGGGATGGGAGTAACTGACATGAAAGAACGGGCGTTCGTGGAGACCCAGCAAGGAAAGTGTCATGAAGACGGTTTCAGTCCTGAGCAAGGAGCAGGACGCGCGACTGAGCCAAAGGTCAGGGACACGAAAGACCAGCGCGTGTGCAGGGGACGTGGGCAGCGCGGAGTGTCTGCGCGGGCGGACGCGACACCCCGCCAGACAGGCGTGGAGGGAGCGGCTGACGACAGGCTGCCCCGGAACAGCACGGGCTTGAACTGCTCAGGTCCACTTAGGCCTgaatgtttttcaataaatatattggaaatttttttggagattttcggtaatttttaaaaactcaaagatgaaccacatagcctagaactataagaaaaaataagaaatagttaagtgtcatgaatgcataaactatatgtagatactagtctgttttatgattttcctaccataaaatacacacacatctgGTGAGTAAGTTACAATTTATCAAAACTTGCAACTCGCAGACTGTGCGTGGAGCCATTCGCAGTTAGAGAAACGTAGAGGTGCAGAGTAAATGGAGATGGCCTGAGAGTCGCTGTAGCACTTGCCTCTGCGGTGAGCTCGGGTGCTGGAGTTTCCACGTAAACGCCGTGTGACACAGTCATCTCTGCGTAGCTGTTCGGCTGTCCCATAAATTGCATTATCATAGTAAAAAAGTGATCTCTGGCAGCGCTCGcgtattttttgttgtgtttagTGCAGTCCCATAAACCTTGA contains these protein-coding regions:
- the ZFAND6 gene encoding AN1-type zinc finger protein 6 isoform X2; its protein translation is MAQETNHSQVPMLCSTGCGFYGNPRTNGMCSVCYKEHLQRQNSSNGRISPPVQGTDGSVPAAQSPLDSTSSSMQPSPVSNQSLLSESVASSQVDSTSVDKAVPETEDLQASVSDTVQQPSEEQSKSLEKPKQKKNRCFMCRKKVGLTGFECRCGNVYCGVHRYSDVHNCSYNYKADAAEKIRKENPVVVGEKIQKI
- the ZFAND6 gene encoding AN1-type zinc finger protein 6 isoform X3, which translates into the protein MAQETNHSQVPMLCSTGCGFYGNPRTNGMCSVCYKEHLQRQNSSNGRISPPATSVSSLSESLPVQGTDGSVPAAQSPLDSTSSSMQPSPVSNQSLLSESVASSQVDSTSVDKAVPETEDLQGFECRCGNVYCGVHRYSDVHNCSYNYKADAAEKIRKENPVVVGEKIQKI
- the ZFAND6 gene encoding AN1-type zinc finger protein 6 isoform X1 — translated: MAQETNHSQVPMLCSTGCGFYGNPRTNGMCSVCYKEHLQRQNSSNGRISPPATSVSSLSESLPVQGTDGSVPAAQSPLDSTSSSMQPSPVSNQSLLSESVASSQVDSTSVDKAVPETEDLQASVSDTVQQPSEEQSKSLEKPKQKKNRCFMCRKKVGLTGFECRCGNVYCGVHRYSDVHNCSYNYKADAAEKIRKENPVVVGEKIQKI